In one window of Bemisia tabaci chromosome 4, PGI_BMITA_v3 DNA:
- the LOC109034983 gene encoding uncharacterized protein yields the protein MNRFKLSIVLLLLSTVAIALANEANEEALKDADSDSTQTGAEPQKRSLKKLKKLKKLALLKKKGPWFLPQFEVEEVKETSPLPVFKVHKYAGIEVKPIPTTPPPPPPPPAVYGPPSPPPTVYGPPDTAAAAVATSEGKGNPDLAILDSLGPLVSGEGGVDLSALLSIAGSGEIPLEAIETLSQIAKTNPKLVASIVNGLKNPKVKKAGIIAALLKLKAKKKLLKKKKLKLLAKGVAAKAAITKKKLLAPFALVAAEGAKVASAVSSIPSNIAGYIWPEEETGPYEAELPTPLEEVSPLFSLEALSPLPGLPLLKFPGKYKLKKHHPYVSVKLPTTHQPAPPPPPPTPAPVYGPPPPAEPVPVYGPPPPPPPPPPPPPPPPAPPVDVYGPPQAPAATYGVPSALAPGTHLEPPPLPLDTPRQVAAAAAVDSYQVPIAVYAQGQRLITPAGTTLTAPAFYNVDSFLAASENDEVEAEGDEGQEDVEEVEHVVARGNHSEHAEHGKQTAHALPSHNVHHVQAEREHPAHHAEHAQRAEHGHEAVHAEHEHVQNARPVTNQMRRSPPPAEQKHEQQPEQFVRGEVFVVPLNHAMEDTHQQEHASEESNSASH from the exons ATGAATCGGTTTAAACTATCGATCGTACTCCTGCTCTTGAGCACGGTGGCCATTGCGCTGGCCAATGAGGCTAACGAAGAAGCCTTGAAGGACGCAGATTCAGACTCCACCCAAACTGGTGCCGAGCCTCAGAAGCGCTCCCTTAAGAAgttgaaaaagctcaaaaagcTGGCACTTCTCAAGAAAAAAGGCCCTTGGTTCCTCCCACAGTTCGAGGTCGAAGAGGTCAAAGAAACCTCACCTCTCCCCGTGTTCAAAGTACACAAATACGCCGGGATCGAAGTCAAGCCTATCCCCACCACCCCGCCACCACCACCCCCACCGCCCGCAGTCTACGGACCACCATCCCCACCGCCAACCGTCTACGGACCACCCGATACCGCCGCAGCAGCCGTAGCTACCTCCGAAGGCAAGGGAAACCCCGACCTGGCAATCCTCGACTCCCTGGGCCCCCTCGTCTCCGGCGAAGGCGGCGTGGATCTATCCGCTCTTTTGAGCATCGCTGGCAGCGGTGAAATCCCGTTGGAAGCCATCGAAACCCTCTCCCAGATCGCCAAGACCAACCCCAAACTCGTGGCCAGCATCGTAAACGGACTGAAGAACCCCAAGGTCAAGAAAGCCGGCATCATCGCTGCTTTGTTGAAGCTCAAGGCCAAGAAGAAGCtcctgaagaagaagaagctgAAACTGTTGGCCAAGGGAGTCGCCGCCAAGGCTGCCATCACCAAGAAGAAGCTCCTCGCCCCCTTCGCTTTGGTGGCCGCTGAGGGCGCCAAGGTCGCATCCGCGGTCTCCTCCATCCCCTCCAACATCGCCGGCTACATCTGGCCCGAAGAAGAGACCGGACCCTACGAGGCCGAGCTCCCCACCCCTCTAGAAGAAGTTTCACCCCTTTTCTCCCTCGAAGCCCTATCACCCCTCCCCGGTCTCCCGCTCCTGAAATTCCCCGGCAAATACAAGCTCAAGAAGCACCACCCTTACGTCAGCGTTAAGCTCCCAACCACCCATCAACCCGCACCTCCCCCACCACCACCCACACCTGCACCCGTGTACGGACCGCCACCGCCAGCAGAGCCCGTCCCCGTCTATGGTCCCCCTCCACCACCACCCCCACCACCACCCCCACCTCCACCACCACCAGCACCACCCGTAGATGTCTACGGTCCACCCCAAGCCCCAGCAGCCACCTACGGCGTGCCCTCTGCCCTTGCCCCCGGTACCCACCTCGAGCCTCCTCCACTACCCTTGGATACCCCCAGACAAGTAGCAGCCGCCGCTGCAGTTGACTCCTACCAAGTTCCGATCGCCGTGTACGCCCAAGGCCAGCGCCTCATCACCCCGGCCGGCACGACGCTGACCGCACCTGCTTTCTACAACGTCGACTCATTCTTGGCAGCCTCGGAGAACGACGAGGTGGAGGCAGAAGGTGACGAAGGCCAGGAGGATGTTGAAGAGGTTGAGCACGTGGTGGCACGAGGAAACCACAGCGAGCACGCAGAACATGGAAAGCAGACAGCCCATGCTCTGCCATCCCACAATGTCCACCATGTCCAAGCTGAGCGTGAACACCCCGCTCACCACGCTGAACACGCTCAGCGTGCTGAACACGGACATGAAGCTGTCCACGCTGAGCATGAACACGTGCAAAATGCCAGACCGGTGACCAATCAGATGAGGAGGTCGCCGCCTCCGGCCGAGCAGAAGCACGAACAGCAGCCAGAGCAGTTTGTGCGAGGAGAAGTTTTCGTCG TTCCTCTTAACCATGCTATGGAGGACACACATCAACAGGAGCATGCCAGTGAAGAATCAAATTCTGCATCTCATTAA